A stretch of DNA from Paenibacillus albus:
CGATACGCAATTAGCAGAGGAGCAGGCGAAGTGGCAGCAGCAATTCGGCGATGAACTTGCTCCTGAACAAGCTGAAGAGTTGCTTGAGCAGCTTGCAAGCCGCGAGAACAGCTCGGAAGAGCTGCGTTCGAGATTAGAGAAGAGCGTTGCCTACATCGAAGAGAAGACGCTCACTATGCAAGAAAGCACGAAGCAGGCGCAAGCTGCCGAGCTGGAAGCCGCTACGCTGGCTGAGAAGCTTGCAGGTCAACAGCAGCAGCTTCAGGAGAAGCAGGTACAGCTGCGTCTAATGACAGATGGTATTCCGGCTGCACAATTAATTGCAGCGGCTGAACAGGAATTAACTAATCTGCGTAGCTCACTCAAGCAGCTAACTGAACGTAATGAAGTTGCACAAGCAGCTCTACAAGAAGCGTTAGTGAGTCAGAGCAGGGATCAAGAGGCGGAGCGCGCTGCTGCTAGCCGTCACGAGGAAACGAGTGCCGAATGGACGGAGCAGCTTGAACGTTCGCCGTTTGAGAGCAGCGAGGAAGTTGCGAACTTGCAGCCCCGTCTCACGGAGCAGAGCAAGCTGTCTGAACAAGCATCGAAGTTCCATGAAGCAAGCAATCAAATTGCCGCTCAGATCGAGCTGCTGCGTGACCAGCTTGGCGGACGCAGCCAGACCGATGAAGAATGGGAAGCGGCAGTCCAGCTGCTTGCTAGCTGCCGTGAAGAGAACGAGCTGCAGCTAGGCTTGTCAGCCAAAGCTGAGCGTGACCAAGAAGAGCTCAAGCAGAAGCAAGAGCGATGGAACGCGCTTGAAGCAAAGCGGACCCAAATGGATCAGCTCACGGGTCGGTTGAAGTCGCTTCAAACGGTATTTCGCGGCAACGCATTTGTTGAATACGTGGCCGAGGAGCAGCTTGTGCAGGTGTGCAGAGCCGCTTCCGAGCGGCTGGGCTTCTTGACGAAGCGCCGATACGCGCTGGAAGTAGATTCCGGTGGCGGCTTCGTTATCCGCGATGACGCGGGAGGCGGTATTCGCCGGCCTGTATCGACATTGTCTGGAGGCGAAACTTTCCTTGCTTCGCTTGCGCTTGCTCTTGCGCTCTCCGGTCAAATTCAACTGCGCGGCAAATATCCGCTGCAGTTCTTCTTCCTCGACGAAGGCTTCGGAACGCTCGACCCGGAGCTGCTAGATACGGTCATTACGGCGCTAGAGCGGCTCCATAACGAGACGCTGGCGGTTGGAGTTATCAGCCACGTGCCTGAGCTGCGTGCGAGATTGCCGCGACGGCTGATCGTAACGGCATCTGAGCCTGCTGGGCGAGGCAGTACAGTTGCGCTTGAGACGATGTGACGGTTCTGTTAACTTTGCGCTTTTGCCTTCAGTCAGCCTTGCAAACCATCCCCGAAAAGGCTAACTTAGTAGGGAGATTATTGAATTCATGTTGGTTAGCTTGGAGGAACTTGACTTGGAAGAGCAACAAAAGAAACGTCCGATATTTACGCCTGTCATTCTGCTCTTGCTGACGATGAGCTTAATGGGCAACGTCGTTTTGTATACGAAGAAGATTCAGAACGATCAAGACACGAAAGTGGCGCGTGGTAATACAATTATTCAGTCTGGCAATGAAACGAAGGGACACTTCAAATTGATTGCCGACACGGCGCAGCACATGCTGGACAAGCAAGACGTTCCATCTCGACTAGCGGACAAGAGCAAGCTGCTTGCAGCTTTTCAAACCGCTCCGCAAGTGATTCAGTTTATCAAGGAAGCAGAAATTTCAAAGGGTCAATCGTTCCAAGCAGACAAGCAGGATGCCTCAGCTTTCATGAAGCAGGCGCAAACGAGACTTACGAACCTTGGCAATCATGAGGGTCCTCTGAAGGCGAATGAAACGGAATTCTTGCAAGGCCTAATTAAGACTTATCAAGCCTGCGCCGAGACCATGCAGCCGTTCGACCATGATACCTGGTCACAGACGAATGCATTAACTATCCTGGTGGATAAAGAGTGGGTCGCAATGGCCGAGAAGCTTCAGCAGACGTTGCATGATTCACCTGTTTTAAACTTAAGCAAATAAGAGGCTGTTCCCTCAATCCCAGTCGAAGGGCTGAGAGAGGGAACAACCTCTTTTTTATTGGCGCACTAATTCTTAATCCCCTTCGATACGATCTTCACTTTAATAATCGGTTCAAATTCCGTTTGCGGATAAACCGTGTTCCAGTCCATCTTGTTCCATGTACCGCGATGGAAAGCCATCAGATCGCGTCCAATGCCGAGGGGATCCGAATTCGCTTGCTTTAGCATTCCGGTCGCCTGCTTCGCCTCTGCAGTCAGCATAGCCGACAGCCGGTTCTCGAGATCGTCTATCGTTTGTTTATCTGCCATGCTATTCTTGCCGTATTCAATCAGCGCCGCTTCCAACTGCAATCGAATGCGAACATGGACCTTCCGGCTGTTCTCCAGCCAAACCTTCTTCGAACGGTTCATGGATACGACATTAATGGAAGCATACTGAGAGTGGTTTTCCACATTCATCTTCCCTTCGTTCTCGCTATCCGCATCGTTCTCGCTGTTACCTTCGTTCTTGCCCATCCCATCATTCGATATATTTCTGGTGATCACGCAAGTGCCGCCAAGCTTGCCTTCCAGCAAGAGAAGCAGCGTCGATTGGTCCGGATTCAGTGAATAGCCGGTAAACCGGCGATTGTTCATAAGCGCGATGCCGTCAATTTCTGCTCTGTTGCCGACCCGTTTCAGGATCGGAAGGGCACTGTCACGCCCTGGGTCGTAAAAGATAGGGAAGATTTTATGCAGCGTTACATTAGGGATGCTTGTCTCGTAACGGGCGCTGATGATGAGTTTTCGTAAATATTCTCCAGCCGTTGCCGAGCCGATCCGCTCCAGATCGATCAAGCTGCTCGCTTTGCCTCTTACGATAGCTACCATGGATAACATGGGGTCGCTCGAGCTACGAAATGTGGCATCAAGCAGCGAAGCCAGATCAGTGCGCGCAAGCTTGTCGCTAATGAGCATCACTTGATTTTTGGATGTGCCAATGGGGCCTGCCAGTTGTGTACCGACCTTTTGATATAGTGCTTCCTCCATCGTAGGGCCAGATGCAGTGATCACCTCGTGTGTGGGTGCGGTCCGCTCTTTGCTTCCTGGCGATTGAATGGTTACGGTAGTGACGATTTCGTTCTTCTCGTTCAGATCCAGCGCTGTTGCATAGATAAGCTGCAGGTTTTTTAGCTCATTATGATAGTTGCATCCAGAGAGAAGTACGGTGGCCGCGATGAGCAAACTTAACAGCGCAGTTCGTTTCATGCCGGTTTTCCTTCCTTCTTGCCCGTCATCCATGCAACTAATAGCAGCGCAACAGGTAAGCTAATAATGATGAAGCATTCGAACTCGAGTACCCTAGAGAGATGTGTAAGAAACGCTTCCGATTTCCAGAAAAAGCCCATTGCACAGACGGGCGGGGTGATACAGTAGATGGCGATCCGATGCTTGTTGAGGTGGAATAAGGAGCTAATGCTGCGGCCAGTTGCGTACACATAGCTCGTTAATGTCGCAGTCACTTTGACTAACCACACGGATAGAAACAAGAGGTCGATACGTTCCAGAAATGGCAGAGATATTCCATTCAAGTAATAGGGAACAGGTTGAGGCACCTCGTCGAGCGCTTCCGGGCTGAAATTGAGCGAGCAGGCAAGCACCACGAGCAAATAGAAGAAAGTAGCTGCGCCATTCGCCCAGAGCGTTGGCGCTACGAGGCTTTTGCCCTCCAATTTCACATCGGAGCTGACGAGAAGCAGCAGCTCGAAGCCAAGGAATGACAATACCGAACTCTTCATCCCGAGCAGAAGCGCCTTCCAGCCCTCATCGCCAATTGGAAGGAGGTAGCGGTAGTCGAAATTATCCGGCCCAAGGAACATCAGCAGCAGCAAGAATGGGATCAGGATCGTGATCAACGTATGATAGCGCGCAATAATCCGTATGCTTTCGGGAGCGAAATAGAGCAGGATAATGGCGTTTACAAGCATGACATACAGCGGATTAGTGAAGGGCAGCACCCATAGCCGGACGAAAATCACTTCGAGCAGCATGATGATGCACGAGGAGAGCGCAAAGTGGATGATATATAGGATTGTCACTAAATAACCGAGCCATTTGCCGAGCAAGAGCGGTGCGTATTCGAACAGATTTCGACCGGGAAATCTGTTGCTTAGCGCGATATAAGCGAATATCAGCAGCTGAATGACGACGCCTGCCAGAATGATGGAGATCCATCCTTCGGTGTCTGCTGATTTATGAAGCTCATATGGAAATGCAATCACTCCGATGCCGACCTGTGTTTGCAATATGAAACCAAACAATTGAAAACGCGACATAATAACCTCTCCTGCTTGGTTCACCCTCGGCGGAACAGCTTCCTTGGCAATTGAAGAATTGCGGGCCACAGACGTTTTGGTTCCAAAGGGGTGAGCGGATAGAAATAAGGGACGCCATAGGTTTCGAGCTTCGTTAAATGCATGAACAGCAGGCTGAAGCTGAACGCGATGCCGACAAACCCGAGCAATACGGCAGCGAACATAACTGGTATACTAACAAGCCGCAGTGCAAGACGCATCTCATGCGATGGAATGCTGAAGGACGCGACAGCCGTGAGAGCGATGACGACGATCATCGTCGTGGATACGAGATTCGCGTTGACGACTTCTGTCCCAATTACGAGACCGCCTACGATGGAGAGTGTTGAGGCGATCGCTTTAGGCAGCCGCAGGGCCGCTTCACGCAGCAGCTCGAGCACGGTTATCATGAACAGTGCTTCGATGAGCGGATTGAAAGGAATATTCTCCAATGACGCTTTGAGCGAGAACACAAGGTCTATAGGCAGCACTTCAAAATGATTGGATACGATGGCGATATAGATAGACGGTAAAGCGACGGTTATCAGTACGCTGATATACCTCAGGAATCGGAAGAAGGAGCCATTCCACCAGCGCAGCACGAAGTCATCCGGCACTTGGAAGAACATGAAGAACGTCGCTGGCAAAATAAAGGCAGATGCATTGCCGTCCGCCAGAACGACAATGCGACCCTCCATCAGATGAGAGACGGTCGTATCGGGACGCTCGGTGCTGAGCATCTGTGGGAATAATGACCACCTGCTCGTCTCGAGAATATCCGCAATTTGGCCCTCAGACTTCACATATTTAGCGGTGACGGCTTCAATTCGAGTGGAGATCTGTTCTACGACAGCGTCATCAGCTAGTCCGGAGATATACAGAAGCGAGACATGATAAGGGCTCTTCGTCCCAAGCACGAAGCTGCGCTCGGTTAGGTCAGGCGTTTCTAGCCGCCTACGGATCAATTGGCGATTGGCAAACAAATCATCGACAAAGCCCTCATGAGAGCCGCGAATCGTCTGCTCGTTCTGAGGTACAGAACCACTGTCGCCTGCACTTACACTTACATCTGCAAGTACGGTTTGCTCCAATCCTTCGAGAAGAATAGCGCATTTCCCCTGCAGCAAAGCAGCCGCCGCCAGTTCGATCGTGTCTACTCGTTCTATACTCAGAACAGGCAGCACATCCTCGAAGCGGTCGGAAATCGCAGTCAATAGCGGCTTAAGCACCTGCGACTGCAAGCTGGACTTATTCGTGAACGCAACATGGTAGAGAATGCAGCCGTTCTTGTCCAGCAGCCGAAACGGGCGCAGCTGAATGTCGGATTCCGATTCGAAAACGGCCTTCAATGCATGGATGGCGGACTCCAAGTCAGCAGGGATTGGCGAAGCTCCAAGTTGTTTCAAAAACCGTAATCCCTCCAAGCATGCAAATATGCGTATCAAGCCCAGTATGTGCAACCTTTACTATATTCATCCAAATATAAGTAGTGTACATGCGAAAAAAAGCCCTTCCCGGTTTGAACAACGGGAAGGGCAACGCACGGTAAATTTATGAATGAATGGCTTTCTTCGCTTCTGCGATCAGCAGGGACGCGGCTTTGCGTCCGCTTGAGAATGCGCGCTCTGCCAGCTCGCCTTTCCCTTCGCAGCCGTCGCCGCAGAAGAAGAACGGCATGCTCTCAATCCGATTCGGCAGCAGCCGGTTGCCGGCGATGTTCTTCACGCTCTGCACCATCGCTTTCTTCGACACGCGCTTTACCGCGACGGCTTCGCGCCACCCTGGATAATGGCGATCGAACAGCGATTCCATTTGCTGCGTTTTCTCATCCAGATAGGCTTTGCGGTCGGTATCGCCGCCGCTGCTCTCATCGCTAAGGTAGGCGATGCCTTGCAGCAGCTGCCCGCCTTCCGGAACGAGCGTATGATCGGTCGCCGATACGTCGGAGATGAACAGCTTGTGGTTCATGTCGCTTATATAGCTAAACGGCCGTGCAACGACGTGGTTAAGGCCGATATCATAAACCATAACCTCTGTTGCCGTATTGTGCTCGTATGGCGCGAGGAAGGGCTCCCAAGGCGTCCCGCGAAGCAGCTTCGTCACCTGCTGAACAGGCATCGCAAACACGACTCGGTCGAATTCTTCTTCACGTGCTTTCGTCTTGAGCCAGTATTTGCCCTGCTCATAGCGGATTCCGTCAACACCTTCTTGGAGGGCGATGGACCAGCGTTCAGAATGAACGACTTTGTCTCTTAGCTGATTCGTAATGACGGCCCAGCTGCCCAGAACGTAGTTGACCGGACGATGCGAGAGGAACAGGTTATGGTAGTAATCGCTGATGACTGCGCCAGGAACGCGCCTCGCATCCTCAGGCGTAATGAAGAAATTGCTGCATACGAGATGCTCCCATAGTTCCTTTACATCCTCGGCTGCGCCGGACTCGGCCAAATAGTCGCCAAGTGTATCGTAATGTTTAATTTGATGGATGTTTGCAATGATAGCCGTAATTTCTCCGACAAAACGAACCTTCTGCATCGTCGTCAGAATATCGGTCTTCACGAGGTTAACAAAGTCCATCGGAGCTGGCGTTAGATGCTCGCCTTTCTCGTACATGACCTTGCGCTTATCGACTTGCTTGCTGCTGAATTGCAGTGCTAGCTCGCGTTCCATGTCGGATAATGTGTGCCTGTCCAGGCCGTAGATGGCATGCGCGCCGTAATTGAGCGTGAAGCCCGACTTCTCATACGTAAATGCCCGTCCGCCAAGCTGCGGACTTCGCTCGAATAGAACACCTCGGAAGCCAGGCTGCTCTGACAGATAAGCGGCTGCGGTCAAGCCCGCCAGTCCGCCGCCGATAATGGCCACTTTCATTTTCGAACTCTCCCCTCATATCTATCCCAATTATACGCATGACCAAAATGTCAATCCATCTCATTAATGGCTGATAGTCTGATCAATTCGGCATCGGTTTGTCGAATTTTGTTCCATCCAGGTAAGCAGGAATCCGCTTCCATTTATTGAACTGATATAAATTCAATATTAACTATCCCAGAATAAGGAAGGCGAGGAAGCTCAA
This window harbors:
- a CDS encoding Ger(x)C family spore germination protein, with the protein product MKRTALLSLLIAATVLLSGCNYHNELKNLQLIYATALDLNEKNEIVTTVTIQSPGSKERTAPTHEVITASGPTMEEALYQKVGTQLAGPIGTSKNQVMLISDKLARTDLASLLDATFRSSSDPMLSMVAIVRGKASSLIDLERIGSATAGEYLRKLIISARYETSIPNVTLHKIFPIFYDPGRDSALPILKRVGNRAEIDGIALMNNRRFTGYSLNPDQSTLLLLLEGKLGGTCVITRNISNDGMGKNEGNSENDADSENEGKMNVENHSQYASINVVSMNRSKKVWLENSRKVHVRIRLQLEAALIEYGKNSMADKQTIDDLENRLSAMLTAEAKQATGMLKQANSDPLGIGRDLMAFHRGTWNKMDWNTVYPQTEFEPIIKVKIVSKGIKN
- a CDS encoding GerAB/ArcD/ProY family transporter, with protein sequence MSRFQLFGFILQTQVGIGVIAFPYELHKSADTEGWISIILAGVVIQLLIFAYIALSNRFPGRNLFEYAPLLLGKWLGYLVTILYIIHFALSSCIIMLLEVIFVRLWVLPFTNPLYVMLVNAIILLYFAPESIRIIARYHTLITILIPFLLLLMFLGPDNFDYRYLLPIGDEGWKALLLGMKSSVLSFLGFELLLLVSSDVKLEGKSLVAPTLWANGAATFFYLLVVLACSLNFSPEALDEVPQPVPYYLNGISLPFLERIDLLFLSVWLVKVTATLTSYVYATGRSISSLFHLNKHRIAIYCITPPVCAMGFFWKSEAFLTHLSRVLEFECFIIISLPVALLLVAWMTGKKEGKPA
- a CDS encoding spore germination protein, whose protein sequence is MKQLGASPIPADLESAIHALKAVFESESDIQLRPFRLLDKNGCILYHVAFTNKSSLQSQVLKPLLTAISDRFEDVLPVLSIERVDTIELAAAALLQGKCAILLEGLEQTVLADVSVSAGDSGSVPQNEQTIRGSHEGFVDDLFANRQLIRRRLETPDLTERSFVLGTKSPYHVSLLYISGLADDAVVEQISTRIEAVTAKYVKSEGQIADILETSRWSLFPQMLSTERPDTTVSHLMEGRIVVLADGNASAFILPATFFMFFQVPDDFVLRWWNGSFFRFLRYISVLITVALPSIYIAIVSNHFEVLPIDLVFSLKASLENIPFNPLIEALFMITVLELLREAALRLPKAIASTLSIVGGLVIGTEVVNANLVSTTMIVVIALTAVASFSIPSHEMRLALRLVSIPVMFAAVLLGFVGIAFSFSLLFMHLTKLETYGVPYFYPLTPLEPKRLWPAILQLPRKLFRRG
- a CDS encoding FAD-dependent oxidoreductase produces the protein MKVAIIGGGLAGLTAAAYLSEQPGFRGVLFERSPQLGGRAFTYEKSGFTLNYGAHAIYGLDRHTLSDMERELALQFSSKQVDKRKVMYEKGEHLTPAPMDFVNLVKTDILTTMQKVRFVGEITAIIANIHQIKHYDTLGDYLAESGAAEDVKELWEHLVCSNFFITPEDARRVPGAVISDYYHNLFLSHRPVNYVLGSWAVITNQLRDKVVHSERWSIALQEGVDGIRYEQGKYWLKTKAREEEFDRVVFAMPVQQVTKLLRGTPWEPFLAPYEHNTATEVMVYDIGLNHVVARPFSYISDMNHKLFISDVSATDHTLVPEGGQLLQGIAYLSDESSGGDTDRKAYLDEKTQQMESLFDRHYPGWREAVAVKRVSKKAMVQSVKNIAGNRLLPNRIESMPFFFCGDGCEGKGELAERAFSSGRKAASLLIAEAKKAIHS